One part of the Arabidopsis thaliana chromosome 4, partial sequence genome encodes these proteins:
- a CDS encoding methyltransferase (methyltransferases; FUNCTIONS IN: methyltransferase activity; INVOLVED IN: tRNA processing; EXPRESSED IN: 22 plant structures; EXPRESSED DURING: 13 growth stages; CONTAINS InterPro DOMAIN/s: Zinc finger, CCCH-type, TRM13 (InterPro:IPR021721), Methyltransferase TRM13 (InterPro:IPR007871); Has 320 Blast hits to 305 proteins in 140 species: Archae - 2; Bacteria - 9; Metazoa - 124; Fungi - 54; Plants - 43; Viruses - 0; Other Eukaryotes - 88 (source: NCBI BLink).) has translation MEAKSSNRCSFWLPKKKRSCANTRIESSMFCGNHSQRLEGQWIPCPIDPSHSVLQENLEWHVKRCPLLKQTVELSGQRFYQKGINAGNDEEEEKMGSCSLVTSEMKRNLLYSMSVSKFHQLIKKIEDVHGGICKDIEDSYLSPEACNIWFNKEIDRKLPFQEKHVLQQGSILGNLEEIGVLKRCNINVECCESDLEEKDDNTAPAVVEFGAGRGYLTQMLADCYGIKKVYLVERKSYKLKADRSLRQKESLVLERMRIDIEDLNLNAVESLHGVPYVAVGKHLCGPATDLSLRCCLSRQDGESPVLRGLAIATCCHHLSQWKSYINKEYILSLGISKDEFHIMTSFTSWAVDDDHGSKLPGVDDIDLLDSNAKEEEEGEVRDASLISVEEVVKKMKPMERAVLGFKCKQIIDAGRMKWVKKHGLNSKLVKYIPASISPENTLLIAGKPNPSIA, from the exons ATGGAGGCGAAAAGTAGCAATCGATGCAGTTTCTGGCttccgaagaagaaaagatcatGCGCGAATACTCGAATCGAGAGTTCTAT GTTTTGTGGAAACCATAGCCAGAGATTGGAAGGTCAATGGATTCCATGCCCTATTGATCCTTCTCA CTCTGTGTTGCAGGAGAATCTCGAATGGCATGTAAAGAGATGTCCTTTACTTAAACAAACTGTAGAATTGTCTGGTCAACGATTTTATCAGAAGGGTATTAATGCTGGGaacgacgaagaagaagaaaagatgggATCTTGTTCTCTTGTTACTTCagagatgaagagaaatcTGCTCTATAGTATGAGTGTTTCTAAGTTTCATCAGCTTATTAAGAAAATTGAGGATGTTCATGGCGGTATTTGTAAAGATATCGAAGATTCGTATTTGTCACCTGAAGCTTGTAACATATGGTTTAATAAGGAGATAGATAG GAAATTACCATTTCAAGAGAAACATGTTTTGCAGCAAGGTTCAATTCTTGGTAACTTGGAAGAGATTGGTGTATTGAAGAGGTGCAACATAAATGTGGAATGTTGCGAAAGCGATCTGGAAGAGAAAGACGATAATACTGCGCCAGCGGTTGTTGAATTTGGCGCTGGGAGAGGATACTTAACACAGATGCTAGCAGATTGCTATGGGATCAAAAAAGTGTATCTAGTTGAGAGGAAATCTTACAAGCTTAAG GCTGATAGGTCATTGAGGCAAAAGGAGAGCTTAGTATTAGAGCGTATGAGAATCGATA TTGAGGATTTGAACCTTAACGCGGTTGAATCTTTGCACGGTGTTCCTTATGTGGCCGTAGGGAAACATCTCTGTGGTCCTGCAACAG ATTTGAGCTTAAGATGTTGTTTATCCAGACAAGATGGTGAAAGCCCAGTACTTAGAGGTCTCGCTATTGCGACTTGTTGCCATCATCTTTCCCAATGGAAAAGCTACATAA ATAAAGAATATATCCTTAGCCTGGGGATTTCCAAGGACGAGTTCCATATCATGACTTCGTTCACTAGCTGGGCAGTAGATGATGATCACGGTTCCAAGCTTCCCGGTGTTGATGACATTGACCTTCTTGATTCAAA TGcaaaggaggaggaagaaggagaagtaaGAGATGCTTCTTTGATCAGCGTGGAGGAAGttgtgaagaaaatgaaacccATGGAAAGAGCTGTTTTAGGATTCAAATGCAAACAGATCATCGATGCAGGGAGGATGAAGTGGGTTAAGAAACATGGATTAAATTCAAAGCTAGTGAAGTATATCCCGGCAAGCATCTCGCCGGAAAATACTTTACTGATCGCCGGAAAACCCAATCCTTCTATTGCTTGA
- a CDS encoding methyltransferase yields MGSCSLVTSEMKRNLLYSMSVSKFHQLIKKIEDVHGGICKDIEDSYLSPEACNIWFNKEIDRKLPFQEKHVLQQGSILGNLEEIGVLKRCNINVECCESDLEEKDDNTAPAVVEFGAGRGYLTQMLADCYGIKKVYLVERKSYKLKADRSLRQKESLVLERMRIDIEDLNLNAVESLHGVPYVAVGKHLCGPATDLSLRCCLSRQDGESPVLRGLAIATCCHHLSQWKSYINKEYILSLGISKDEFHIMTSFTSWAVDDDHGSKLPGVDDIDLLDSNAKEEEEGEVRDASLISVEEVVKKMKPMERAVLGFKCKQIIDAGRMKWVKKHGLNSKLVKYIPASISPENTLLIAGKPNPSIA; encoded by the exons atgggATCTTGTTCTCTTGTTACTTCagagatgaagagaaatcTGCTCTATAGTATGAGTGTTTCTAAGTTTCATCAGCTTATTAAGAAAATTGAGGATGTTCATGGCGGTATTTGTAAAGATATCGAAGATTCGTATTTGTCACCTGAAGCTTGTAACATATGGTTTAATAAGGAGATAGATAG GAAATTACCATTTCAAGAGAAACATGTTTTGCAGCAAGGTTCAATTCTTGGTAACTTGGAAGAGATTGGTGTATTGAAGAGGTGCAACATAAATGTGGAATGTTGCGAAAGCGATCTGGAAGAGAAAGACGATAATACTGCGCCAGCGGTTGTTGAATTTGGCGCTGGGAGAGGATACTTAACACAGATGCTAGCAGATTGCTATGGGATCAAAAAAGTGTATCTAGTTGAGAGGAAATCTTACAAGCTTAAG GCTGATAGGTCATTGAGGCAAAAGGAGAGCTTAGTATTAGAGCGTATGAGAATCGATA TTGAGGATTTGAACCTTAACGCGGTTGAATCTTTGCACGGTGTTCCTTATGTGGCCGTAGGGAAACATCTCTGTGGTCCTGCAACAG ATTTGAGCTTAAGATGTTGTTTATCCAGACAAGATGGTGAAAGCCCAGTACTTAGAGGTCTCGCTATTGCGACTTGTTGCCATCATCTTTCCCAATGGAAAAGCTACATAA ATAAAGAATATATCCTTAGCCTGGGGATTTCCAAGGACGAGTTCCATATCATGACTTCGTTCACTAGCTGGGCAGTAGATGATGATCACGGTTCCAAGCTTCCCGGTGTTGATGACATTGACCTTCTTGATTCAAA TGcaaaggaggaggaagaaggagaagtaaGAGATGCTTCTTTGATCAGCGTGGAGGAAGttgtgaagaaaatgaaacccATGGAAAGAGCTGTTTTAGGATTCAAATGCAAACAGATCATCGATGCAGGGAGGATGAAGTGGGTTAAGAAACATGGATTAAATTCAAAGCTAGTGAAGTATATCCCGGCAAGCATCTCGCCGGAAAATACTTTACTGATCGCCGGAAAACCCAATCCTTCTATTGCTTGA
- a CDS encoding methyltransferase: MEAKSSNRCSFWLPKKKRSCANTRIESSMFCGNHSQRLEGQWIPCPIDPSHSVLQENLEWHVKRCPLLKQTVELSGQRFYQKGINAGNDEEEEKMGSCSLVTSEMKRNLLYSMSVSKFHQLIKKIEDVHGGICKDIEDSYLSPEACNIWFNKEIDRKLPFQEKHVLQQGSILGNLEEIGVLKRCNINVECCESDLEEKDDNTAPAVVEFGAGRGYLTQMLADCYGIKKVYLVERKSYKLKADRSLRQKESLVLERMRIDIEDLNLNAVESLHGVPYVAVGKHLCGPATDLSLRCCLSRQDGESPVLRGLAIATCCHHLSQWKSYINKEYILSLGISKDEFHIMTSFTSWAVDDDHGSKLPGVDDIDLLDSK, from the exons ATGGAGGCGAAAAGTAGCAATCGATGCAGTTTCTGGCttccgaagaagaaaagatcatGCGCGAATACTCGAATCGAGAGTTCTAT GTTTTGTGGAAACCATAGCCAGAGATTGGAAGGTCAATGGATTCCATGCCCTATTGATCCTTCTCA CTCTGTGTTGCAGGAGAATCTCGAATGGCATGTAAAGAGATGTCCTTTACTTAAACAAACTGTAGAATTGTCTGGTCAACGATTTTATCAGAAGGGTATTAATGCTGGGaacgacgaagaagaagaaaagatgggATCTTGTTCTCTTGTTACTTCagagatgaagagaaatcTGCTCTATAGTATGAGTGTTTCTAAGTTTCATCAGCTTATTAAGAAAATTGAGGATGTTCATGGCGGTATTTGTAAAGATATCGAAGATTCGTATTTGTCACCTGAAGCTTGTAACATATGGTTTAATAAGGAGATAGATAG GAAATTACCATTTCAAGAGAAACATGTTTTGCAGCAAGGTTCAATTCTTGGTAACTTGGAAGAGATTGGTGTATTGAAGAGGTGCAACATAAATGTGGAATGTTGCGAAAGCGATCTGGAAGAGAAAGACGATAATACTGCGCCAGCGGTTGTTGAATTTGGCGCTGGGAGAGGATACTTAACACAGATGCTAGCAGATTGCTATGGGATCAAAAAAGTGTATCTAGTTGAGAGGAAATCTTACAAGCTTAAG GCTGATAGGTCATTGAGGCAAAAGGAGAGCTTAGTATTAGAGCGTATGAGAATCGATA TTGAGGATTTGAACCTTAACGCGGTTGAATCTTTGCACGGTGTTCCTTATGTGGCCGTAGGGAAACATCTCTGTGGTCCTGCAACAG ATTTGAGCTTAAGATGTTGTTTATCCAGACAAGATGGTGAAAGCCCAGTACTTAGAGGTCTCGCTATTGCGACTTGTTGCCATCATCTTTCCCAATGGAAAAGCTACATAA ATAAAGAATATATCCTTAGCCTGGGGATTTCCAAGGACGAGTTCCATATCATGACTTCGTTCACTAGCTGGGCAGTAGATGATGATCACGGTTCCAAGCTTCCCGGTGTTGATGACATTGACCTTCTTGATTCAAAGTAA
- a CDS encoding Polyketide cyclase / dehydrase and lipid transport protein (Polyketide cyclase / dehydrase and lipid transport protein; LOCATED IN: chloroplast; CONTAINS InterPro DOMAIN/s: Streptomyces cyclase/dehydrase (InterPro:IPR005031); BEST Arabidopsis thaliana protein match is: Polyketide cyclase/dehydrase and lipid transport superfamily protein (TAIR:AT1G02475.1); Has 35333 Blast hits to 34131 proteins in 2444 species: Archae - 798; Bacteria - 22429; Metazoa - 974; Fungi - 991; Plants - 531; Viruses - 0; Other Eukaryotes - 9610 (source: NCBI BLink).), whose translation MSATAILSVNNPKDLVTGFGNRTFHSRSNFAKPSSRLFPSSSSPMKPLTLASRFSPLISTNRSFKSSVFRRFDTLMEWQECKVKMKVEVPVSVAYGLYSERESIPKWMTFISSVKVLKDKPDLSRWTLKYKAFGQNLEYAWLAKNLQPLPNQKIHWISLEGLPNKGTVRFFPLGPSSCDVELTFAYEVPLLLIPFAAALQPLMQGLIKNSLEQFAEIAKSTKTT comes from the exons atgtctGCAACGGCAATTCTCTCTGTAAATAACCCTAAAGACTTAGTCACCGGATTTGGTAATCGGACATTTCATTCCCGGAGCAACTTTGCTAAACCCAGTTCGAgattgtttccttcttcttcttctccgatgaAGCCTTTGACCCTTGCTTCTAGATTCTCTCCTTTGATTTCAACAAATAGATCCTTTAAATCTTCAGTCTTCAGGAGATTTGATACTCTCATGGAGTGGCAAGAATGCAA AGTAAAGATGAAGGTAGAAGTGCCTGTATCAGTTGCTTATGGACTCTACTCGGAACGAGAATCAATTCCTAAATGGATGACATTTATTTCATCCGTTAAG GTATTGAAGGACAAACCCGATTTATCTCGATGGACCTTGAAATATAAAGCATTTGGTCAGAATCTTGAGTACGCTTGGCTTGCTAAGAACTTGCAG CCTctcccaaaccaaaaaatacaCTGGATTTCTCTTGAAGGGCTTCCTAACAA GGGCACTGTCCGGTTTTTCCCGCTAGGACCTTCATCATGTGACGTAGAA CTAACCTTTGCATATGAAGTTCCACTGCTACTTATACCATTTGCAGCA GCGCTTCAACCGCTAATGCAAGGATTGATCAAGAACAGTTTGGAGCAATTTGCAGAGATAGCAAAAAGCACAAAGACCACTTAG
- a CDS encoding Polyketide cyclase / dehydrase and lipid transport protein, with amino-acid sequence MSATAILSVNNPKDLVTGFGNRTFHSRSNFAKPSSRLFPSSSSPMKPLTLASRFSPLISTNRSFKSSVFRRFDTLMEWQECKVKMKVEVPVSVAYGLYSERESIPKWMTFISSVKVLKDKPDLSRWTLKYKAFGQNLEYAWLAKNLQPLPNQKIHWISLEGLPNKGTVRFFPLGPSSCDVELTFAYEVPLLLIPFAAVSKHSLFNM; translated from the exons atgtctGCAACGGCAATTCTCTCTGTAAATAACCCTAAAGACTTAGTCACCGGATTTGGTAATCGGACATTTCATTCCCGGAGCAACTTTGCTAAACCCAGTTCGAgattgtttccttcttcttcttctccgatgaAGCCTTTGACCCTTGCTTCTAGATTCTCTCCTTTGATTTCAACAAATAGATCCTTTAAATCTTCAGTCTTCAGGAGATTTGATACTCTCATGGAGTGGCAAGAATGCAA AGTAAAGATGAAGGTAGAAGTGCCTGTATCAGTTGCTTATGGACTCTACTCGGAACGAGAATCAATTCCTAAATGGATGACATTTATTTCATCCGTTAAG GTATTGAAGGACAAACCCGATTTATCTCGATGGACCTTGAAATATAAAGCATTTGGTCAGAATCTTGAGTACGCTTGGCTTGCTAAGAACTTGCAG CCTctcccaaaccaaaaaatacaCTGGATTTCTCTTGAAGGGCTTCCTAACAA GGGCACTGTCCGGTTTTTCCCGCTAGGACCTTCATCATGTGACGTAGAA CTAACCTTTGCATATGAAGTTCCACTGCTACTTATACCATTTGCAGCAGTAAGCAAGCATTCTTTATTCAACATGTGA
- a CDS encoding Polyketide cyclase / dehydrase and lipid transport protein, whose product MSATAILSVNNPKDLVTGFGNRTFHSRSNFAKPSSRLFPSSSSPMKPLTLASRFSPLISTNRSFKSSVFRRFDTLMEWQECKVKMKVEVPVSVAYGLYSERESIPKWMTFISSVKVLKDKPDLSRWTLKYKAFGQNLEYAWLAKNLQPLPNQKIHWISLEGLPNKGTVRFFPLGPSSCDVEVSFHCSYHRFSTFQ is encoded by the exons atgtctGCAACGGCAATTCTCTCTGTAAATAACCCTAAAGACTTAGTCACCGGATTTGGTAATCGGACATTTCATTCCCGGAGCAACTTTGCTAAACCCAGTTCGAgattgtttccttcttcttcttctccgatgaAGCCTTTGACCCTTGCTTCTAGATTCTCTCCTTTGATTTCAACAAATAGATCCTTTAAATCTTCAGTCTTCAGGAGATTTGATACTCTCATGGAGTGGCAAGAATGCAA AGTAAAGATGAAGGTAGAAGTGCCTGTATCAGTTGCTTATGGACTCTACTCGGAACGAGAATCAATTCCTAAATGGATGACATTTATTTCATCCGTTAAG GTATTGAAGGACAAACCCGATTTATCTCGATGGACCTTGAAATATAAAGCATTTGGTCAGAATCTTGAGTACGCTTGGCTTGCTAAGAACTTGCAG CCTctcccaaaccaaaaaatacaCTGGATTTCTCTTGAAGGGCTTCCTAACAA GGGCACTGTCCGGTTTTTCCCGCTAGGACCTTCATCATGTGACGTAGAAGTAAGTTTCCATTGTTCATATCATCGGTTTTCGACTTTCCAATGA